One stretch of Monomorium pharaonis isolate MP-MQ-018 unplaced genomic scaffold, ASM1337386v2 scaffold_581, whole genome shotgun sequence DNA includes these proteins:
- the LOC105835673 gene encoding eukaryotic translation initiation factor 1A, X-chromosomal has translation MPKNKGKGGKNRRRGKNENETEKRELVFKEDGQEYAQVTKMLGNGRLEAMCFDGVKRLCHIRGKLRKKVWINQGDIILIGLRDYQDAKADVILKYTSDEARNLKTYGEFPETVRINDTVTFVEDGFDEDIEFGDEISDDDEDDVDNI, from the exons ATGCCAAAGAATAAGG GAAAGGGAGGTAAAAACCGGAGAAGAGGAAAGAACGAGAATGAGACTGAGAAGAGAGAACTGGTGTTTAAGGAGGATGGACAAG AATACGCCCAGGTGACAAAAATGCTAGGCAATGGTAGGCTAGAGGCCATGTGCTTTGATGGAGTCAAACGGTTGTGCCACATCCGTGGCAAGCTGCGGAAGAAGGTATGGATTAATCAGGGAGACATCATATTGATCGGATTGCGAGATTATCAGGATGCTAAGGCGGATGTCATCTTGAAGTACACGTCCGACGAAGCACGTAATTTGAAGACGTATGGCGAATTCCCAGAAACTG tACGTATCAATGACACAGTGACCTTTGTGGAAGATGGATTTGATGAAGACATTGAATTTGGTGATGAAATTAGTGATGATGATGAAGATGATGTTGACAAc ATCTGA